TTTGAGCAGCCGGTCACAGTGGGCTTCATCTACATGCTCAAGCTGTCGCACCTGGTCGATGACAAGATTCACGCGCGCTCCATCGGGCCGTACTCGCTCATCACCCAGCAGCCGCTGGGCGGCAAGGCGCAGTTCGGTGGCCAGCGCTTCGGCGAAATGGAAGTCTGGGCGCTCGAAGCCTACGGCGCGGCTTACATTCTGCAGGAACTGCTCACCGCCAAGTCCGACGACGTTTATGGCCGCACCAAGATCTACGAGGCCATCGTCAAGGGCGAGGCAGCCATCGAGCCGGGCGTGCCGGAGTCGTTCAACGTTCTCATCCGCGAGCTGCAGTCGCTCTGCCTCGATGTGGAGTTGATCAAGCAGGCTCCCGGCGCCGGTCCTGAGGCAGAGGACGAGAACACCGTACCTCAGTTGGCGGCAGCGGATTAAAAGCAGCTTTTAGCTGTCAGCTCTTAGCCTTTAGCTCGGAGCTGGCAGCAATAGCAGCGTGAATGAGTTTACGAGCGCGGCAGATGGATCGCCCGCTGCAATGAAACAAGTAGCAACCGCGGCTAAGAGCTAAAAGCTAATAGCTAACAGCTAGCCGCAAGGAGGAACACCTTGTACCGTTCCAGCCCATTTGAAATGACGAGCCCCATCGCGGACTTCGACGCGATCCGCATCCAGCTTGCGTCGCCTGAAAAGATTCGCAGCTGGTCTCACGGTGAAGTCACCAAGCCGGAAACGATCAACTACCGCACCTTCAAGCCGGAGCGCGACGGCCTCTTCTGCGCCCGCATCTTTGGCCCCGTCACCGACTGGGAGTGCCTCTGCGGCAAGTACAAGCGCATGAAGCACCGCGGCGTCATCTGCGACAAGTGCGGCGTCGAAGTCACGGTGTCGAAGGTTCGCCGCGAGCGCCTCGGCCACATCGAGCTGGCCTCGCCCTGCTCGCACGTCTGGTTCTTCAAGGGCCTGCCGTCGCGCATCGGCCACCTGCTCGACATCTCGCTGCGTGAGCTGGAGAGCGTGCTCTACTTTGAGTCCTACGTGGTCGTCGATCCGGGCGACTCGCCGCTGCGCGAGCGCGAGATCATCAAGGACGAGACGAAGTATCGCGAGCTCGATCAGCAGTACCGCCCCTCCGGCTTCAAGGCCATGATGGGCGCCGAGGCCATCAAGGAACTGCTCAAGCGCGTGAACGTCGACGAGCTTTCGGTCGAGCTGCGCGAGCGCATGAAGGCCGAGACCTCGCTGCAGAAGCGCCTCAAGTATTCCAAGCGCCTCAAGGTCGTCGAGGCGTTCCGCCGCTCGGGCAACAAGCCGCAGTGGATGATCCTCGATGTGATCCCGGTCATTCCGCCGGAGCTGCGCCCGCTGGTGCCGCTCGATGGCGGCCGCTTTGCCACGTCGGATCTGAACGATCTGTACCGCCGCGTCATCAACCGCAACAACCGCCTCAAGAAGCTCATGGACCTGCATGCGCCCGAAGTCATCGTGCGCAATGAGAAGCGCATGCTGCAGGAGGCGGTGGACGCGCTGTTTGACAACGGCCGCCGCGGCCGCGTGCTGCGCGGAGCCAACAACCGTCCGCTCAAGTCGCTCTCTGACACGCTCAAGGGCAAGCAAGGGCGCTTCCGCCAGAACCTGCTCGGCAAGCGCGTGGACTACTCCGGCCGTTCGGTCATCGTCGTAGGCCCTGAGCTCAAGCTGCACCAGTGCGGCCTGCCCAAGAAGATGGCCCTCGAGCTCTTCAAGCCGTTCATCTATCACCGGCTTGAGCAGACCGGCCACTGCACCACCATCAAGCAGGCCAAGGAGATGGTCGAGCTGCAGGACCCCATCGTGTGGGACATCCTCGAAGAGGTCATCAAAGACCATCCGGTGCTGCTGAACCGCGCCCCAACGCTGCACCGCCTGGGTATCCAGGCCTTTGAGCCGGTGCTGGTCGAGGGCAAGGCCATCAAGATTCATCCGCTGGTCTGCACCGCCTTCAACGCCGACTTTGACGGCGACCAGATGGCCGTACATATTCCGCTGTCGCCTGAGGCGCAGGTGGAAGCCAGCGTCCTCATGCTGGCCTCGCACAACATTCTGTCGCCGGCCTCTGGCCACCCGATCACCGTGCCCACGCAGGACATGGTGCTTGGCCTCTACTACCTGACCAAGGAGAAGCAGGGCGCGCAGGGCGAAGGCCGTGCCTTCTCCAACATTGAAGAAGTGCTGATGGCGCTCGAGTTCAAGGAAGTCGAGACGCTGACGCCGATTCGTCTGCGCTACTCCGGCCCGGTGCTCGACATGACCGTCGCCTATGACGATCAGGACCTCACGCACACCGAGCCGGTCATCTATGACCGCGAGTTCCTCAAGACCACCGTGGGCCGCGCCATCCTGAACGATGCGCTGCCCAAGGACATGCCCTACGTCAACGGCCTTCTCAAGAAGAAGGGCATCGGCCAGTTGGTGAACTATTGCTACCTGAACCTCGGCCTTGAAATCACGGTGAAGATGCTCGACCGCATCAAGGAGCTGGGCTTCCAGTTCGCGACGCGCTCGGGTCTCTCGGTGGGCCTCGATGACATGGTCATCCCGGCCACCAAGTACCCCGTGGTCAGCGACGCCGAGAAGCAGGCCATCGCCGTGCAGCAGCAGTACCTGGACGGCGCCATCACCAACGGCGAGCGCAACAACAAGGTCATCTCCATCTGGTCGTCGGTCACCGAAAAGGTTGCCGACGAGATGTTCGACAACATGAAGAAGGCCGACAAGGCCGGCGCCATGAACCCGATCTACATCATGGCCGACTCCGGCGCCCGCGGTTCGAAGCAGCAGATTCGCCAGCTCTCGGGCATGCGCGGACTGATGGCCAAGCCGTCGGGTGAAATCATCGAAACGCCCATCACGGCAAACTTCCGTGAAGGACTCACGGTGCTGGAGTACTTCATCTCGACGCATGGCGCCCGTAAGGGACTGGCCGACACGGCGCTCAAGACGGCTGACTCGGGCTACCTGACCCGCCGCCTGGTCGACGTGGCGCAGGACGTCATCGTCAGCGAGCATGACTGCGGCACGCAGGAAGGCATCTACGTCGGTCCCATCATCGAGTCCGGTGAGATCATCGAGCCGCTGCGCGACCGCATCATTGGCCGCGTCACGCTCGAGAAGCTCAAGGACTTCGAGGGCAACGTCATTACCGACGTCAACCAGGAGATCAACGAAGACATGGCCAGCGCCATTCAGGCAGCGGGCATTGAGCGCGTCAAGATTCGCTCGGTGCTCACCTGCGAATCGCGCCGCGGCATCTGCGTTCTCTGCTATGGCCGCAACCTCGGTTCGGGCCGCCTGGTGGAACTGGGCGAAGCCTGCGGCGTCGTCGCGGCTCAGTCGATCGGCGAACCAGGCACGCAGCTCACGATGCGTACCTTCCACATCGGTGGTACGGCATCGCGCGTCAGCGACCAGTCGCGCGTCGAAGCCAAAAATAATGGTATGGTTCGCTTCATCAACCTCACCACGGTTCGCTCCAAACAGGGCGACCTGGTGGCGATGAACCGCTCCGGCTCCATTGCCGTGCTCGATGATCGCGGCCGCGAAAAGGAACGCTACCAGGTCGTCTACGGCGCCAAGCTGAAGGTGCAGGATGGCCAGACGGTCAAGCTGGGCGACAGCATGGTCGAGTGGGATCCGTATACCTTCGCGATTCTCACCGAGATCGGCGGCACCATCCAGTTCAAGGATCTGCAGGAAGGCATCACCCTGCATGAGGAAGTCGATGAGGTCACGGGTCTCTCGCGTCTGGTCGTCGGCGAATCTGCCGATGAAAAGCGCCAGCCGGCCATCCTCGTCAAGGGCTCCAAGGGCAACAAGCGTTACATCATGCCCAGCCGCGCCCACCTCATGATCCAGGACGGCGATGAGGTCTCGCCCGGCGACATCCTTGCGAAGATTCCGCGCGAAACCACGCGCACCAAGGACATCACCGGCGGTCTGCCCCGCGTCGTTGAACTCTTTGAAGCCCGCAAACCCCGCGAGACCGCTCTCATCAGCGAGATCGACGGCGTGGTGCGCTTCGGCGAAATCAGCAAGGGCCAGCGCAAGATCTACGTCACGGGCGACAATGGCGAAGAGCGCGAATACTCCCTGCCGCGTGGCATTCACGTCAACGTGCAGGAAGGTGAGCGCCTCCGCGCCGGCGAGCCTCTGATGGATGGTCCGCTGAACCCGCATGACATTCTGGCCGTGCTTGGCGAGAAGGAGCTGCAAGCCTATCTCGTCAATGAGATCCAGGAAGTCTACCGTCTGCAGGGCGTGGCCATCTCTGACAAGCACATCGAAGTCATCGTGCGTCAGATGCTGCGCTGGGTGAAGATCGAGGAAGTCGGCGACACCTCGTTCCTGCTTGAACAGCAGGTCGACAAGTTCCGCTTCCGCGAAGAGAACGACCGCACCATCGCCAAGGGTGGCCGCCCGGCCGTGGGCCGTCCGCTGCTGCTCGGCATCACCAAGGCGTCGCTCTCGACCGAGAGCTTCATCTCGGCCGCCAGCTTCCAGGAGACCACGCGCGTACTCACCGAGGCGTCCATCAACGGCGCCATCGATGGCCTGCGCGGCCTCAAGGAGAACGTCATCGTCGGCCGCCTGATCCCCGCTGGCACGGGCATGGAGTACTACCGCAACATTCAGCTCTCACCCGAGCTCGAAGAAGCGGCCGCCCGCGTGCAGCAGGAAGTCATTGCGCAGCATGAAGCCGAAGAGCGCGAGCTTGAAATGATGCGCGCCGAAGGCGAAGCCGAAGAAATGGCCGCGTCCGAATAAGGACTCGCCGTCCACGCAATCGCGCCTCACGGCGCAATTTGAAAAAGCCCAGCTTCGGCTGGGCTTTTCTTTTCCCGTTGCTGACGGTAATTTCCCCTCGAATTGCTATGCCGGAAGCCTGGTGCCCCCTTACCGGCAAAGGCGATAGAGATCCCGATTATCTCTCAGCCAAACGAAGCCGGGAGTTCCCAGGTCCGTCTGTTCGGACCTGGGAACCCGCACTGCTTATGCTTTCACACCCTTCCGCATCCGCTCCGCTACAGCGCACAACTTGCCTGGAGACTGTCTGCTGCACTCCCGTGTACTCCGCAGTGTTCCCGTTCCTCTGGCATGATAGGAATGACCAGTCGCGTGGAGGCTTCATCCGCTTGCATCGCTCTTTGCTACGCCGTGTTGGGCTGCCGGCCGGTACGGCGCTCTTGATGGTTGCATCCCTTTTGCCCGGCGAGATATGCCGGGCGCAAAGTCCACGCTCCATTTCGTCTCACGAGACGGGGGGCGCGTTCCCCAAAGACCGGCCGCCGTCATCGCAGGCGGCTCCTGTGGCCCCTGTTCCGGTCCCTCTCGATCCTTCCATTGCGAGCCCGCTCCTGCGCGATCCGGCAGCTCGAAATCAGGAGATATTGCGTCATCTGAATGCGGTGCTGCGTTACTGGCGGCAGGCAGAATCGCCCATGCAGAAAGTGGGCGAGCCGAGCGATCTGATCTATCGCAATCAGGTTGTGGATGACGCCGCCAATATTGCAATGGGTGCATTTCAATCGGCGCAGGCCGAGGCTCTCCTGTTGCAGCCGTATGAGCAGCAAAGCGCTTCGAGCGCGGAACCCTCCCGGATGCAGCGCATTCAGGCGCTCAGAATGGAAGTCGCGCAGCGCGTTACCAGTCTCAAGCTGCAAGAGAGTATTCTCCTGCGCCAGTCCGCGGTAGCCCGAGGCCCTCAGGTACAGAAGATTCAGCAGGCGTTGCAGCAGGTCCAGGGCGAAATGGAACTGAACAATGCGATTGCCGATGCATTGGTTCGCCTGACAAAGGACTCCCGAACAAAAGGAGTGACTGCGCTGGAGAGCCAGGTGAAACAAGTAGAAGCTACTGCACCGGATCTGACGAATCTCAAAATTCGTCTTGCCGCTCCCACGCTGGAGAGCCTCTCAAGTGCCCGGGATGGCGGTGTGATCACAAAAGCGCAGGTGCTCTTCTCGCTACTGAATACACGCAGCTCTCTCGACCGGCTTCTGGATACCACTGGCGATCTGCGCCAGCAGGTTACGGAACTTCGCCAGCCTTTGATTCTTACCCTGCGGGCAACGGTGGCGCGAGGCGAGCAGATGGTGAAAACGCCGTCGCCGTCCGAGGCGGCAGCTGCGGCGAAACCATCCAGGGCGAAGAGCGGATCGCTCAATGATACTGCGAATGTGCGCAAGCAATACGATGATCTGACGCATAACTTCCAGTCGATCGTTGCGGCCTCGGTGCCTTTGAGCAATGAGTTGCTGGAGCTGGACCAGATGCAGGCGGCACTGCAGTCATGGCGTGCCTCTGTGGATGAGGAGTATCGCGAGATACTTACCTCGCTACTGACCCGGGTAGCCGTTATAGCTGCGGCTCTGATTCTGATTTTTGTGCTTGGCACGATCTGGCGTCGCATAACGGCCCGCTATGTGACAGACCTGCGCCGCCGGCGTCAGTGGACCGTGCTGCGGCGGCTCATCATGGGCTTCTTGACAGGCATCATTCTGATCTTTGGCTTTGTGACTCAATTCAGTTCGCTGGCGACGTTTGCCGGCTTCATTACCGCGGGCCTCGCCGTCGGACTGCAGACCATTCTGCTCTCTCTTGCTGCCTACTTTTTCATCATCGGGCGCTACGGTGTTCGTGTGGGCGACCGCATCACGATTGCCAATGTGACCGGAGATGTCATTGAGGTAGGGCTGCTGCGCTTCTACGTGCTCGAAGTCGCGTCCAATGGCAGCTTGTCGGAAGCTACCGGACGGATCGCTATCTTTTCCAACGCAATTCTCTTCCAGGCGCTCACTCCTCTTTACAAGCAATTGCCGGGCACGGAATATACATGGCATCAGGTCATCGTGAAGCTGGCCTCAGACAAGGACTATCGCACGGCCGCGCAGCGCATGATCGAGTGTGTGCAGCAGATTTACGAAACCTATCGCACTCATGTGGAACATCAACATCGCGCGATGGAAAATTGGATGGACATGCCACTAGATCCTCCGCATGTGCAATCGAGCATTCAGCTACTGGATGGTGGACTTCAGCTCTGGATTCGCTATCCGGCGGCACTGCGGAGAGCGGCTGCCGAGGATCAGAAGCTATCAGAAGCCCTTCTGCAGTTGATTGCTTCTGACGAAACCGTGCGTGCCGCGGTCGTGAATCCTCCCGTGATTCAAGCTTCTACAAAATAGATTGCTCCAACCAGACATGGCAGCAGGACGAGTGCCTGCTGCCATGTGGTCTTTACGCGCCGGCTTCCTCTCGCAGCCGCTCCGCCGCCGCGCACAAGTTGGTGAGCGCGGCTATGGTCTCCGGCCACTTGCGTGTCTTCAACCCGCAGTCCGGATTCACCCAGAGCTGCCCGGGCTTGAGCACCCGCGCGGCGAGCCGCAGCAATTCGTGCATCTCTTCCACGCTGGGTACGCGCGGCGAGTGAATGTCATACACGCCGGGCCCGATCTCATTCGGGTATCCATGCTCGCGAAACGCGTCGAGCAGTTCCATGCGCGACCGCGCCGCCTCCATGGAGATTACGTCCGCATCCAGCGCCGCAATCGACGGCAGCACATCCTCAAATTCGCAGTAGCACATGTGCGTATGAATCTGCGTTTCGTCGCGCACGCCGCTTGTGGCCAGCCGGAAGGCCTGCACGGCCCACTCCAGATAGGCCGCCCAGTCGGCGCGGCGCAGCGGAAGCCCCTCGCGCAAGGCCGGTTCATCCACCTGAATGATGCGAATGCCGGCGGCCTCCAGATCCTGCACCTCGTCGCGCAATGCCAGGGCGATTTGCCAGGCGATCTGCTGCCGGGGAATGTCATTGCGCGGAAACGACCACTGCAAAATCGTGATGGGCCCCGTCAGCATGCCTTTCACCGGGCGCTCGGTCAGGGACTGCGCATAGCGGCTCCACTCCACCGTCATCGCGCGCGGCCGCGACACATCGCCAAAGATCACCGGCGGCTTCACGCAGCGCGAGCCATAGCTCTGCACCCAGCCGTTTTGAGTGAATGCGAAGCCCTCTAGAAATTCGGCGAAGTACTCCACCATGTCATTGCGCTCGAACTCGCCATGCACCAGCACATCGAGCCCGATGGCCTCCTGCTGCCGGATGCACTGCGCGGTTGCCTCGCGCAAAAACGTCTCATATTGCCCGGCCGTCTCATGCCCGTGCTTGTGCGCCGCGCGATGCTTGCGCACCTCCGATGTTTGCGGAAACGAGCCAATGGTCGTCGTCGGAAAAAGCGGCAGTCGGAGCTGGTCCCGCTGCACGCGCGCCCGCTCGGGATAGGCTGACGACCTCGTGAAGTCGCTTGCCTTCAGCGCGTGCAACTGCGCCCGCACGGCGGCGTTGGTTGAGGATTCGGCCGCGGCGCGGTCCTGGATCGCTGCCGCATTTTCTGCAGCAGCGGCTGGGTCGCCCGTGGCCAGCGCTGTCAGTTCAGCCAACTTTTCTTCGGCAAAGCGTAGCCAGCCGCGCATCCGTGCGGGCAATTGCGTTTCGCCGCGCAGAGTATGCGGCACGTGCAGCAGCGAGCAAGACGGAGCAGCGATCACTCGCGCCTGCCCGAGTTTGCGGGCGGCCTGCCGCAGCATGGCGTCAGCAGCGGAGAAATCAGTCAGCCAGATGTTGCGGCCATCCACACAGCCCACGCTCAAAACCTGATCCGGGTGCAGGGCGTCGATCACTTCCTCTATCTGCTCGGGAGCGCGCACCGCATCCACATGCAGCCCTGCCGTATGGGCGGCAATCGCCAGTGGAAGATTGTCGCCCAGCCGCTCAAAGTAGGTGGTGAGCATCAGCTTCACCGGGCTCAGGGCGAATGCGGCATAGGCTTTCCGGAAGATCTCCGCTGCGCCTTCCGGCAAATCCGTGGCGAGAATGGGCTCATCCATCTGCACCCACTCCACGTTTTCTGCGGCAAGCTCGGCCAGAACCGCCTGATAGGCGGGGATCAAGCGATCTGTAACTGTGAATGGGTCAAATGCGTCTACACCCTTGCCCAGAAGTAAAAGTGTCAGAGGGCCAATCAATACCGGGCGGGTTTCAATTCCGAGCGCACGTGCCTCCCGCACCTCGCCGAGCAGTTTGGCGCTGTTGATTTTGAAGGAGAGTCCTTCGCTCCACTCCGGCACCAGGTAGTGGTAGTTGGTGTCAAACCATTTCGTCATTTCCATCGCGGTTTGCTCGCGGCTGTTGCGAGCCATGGCGAAGTAGCGTGGAAGTGTAACCGTGT
The DNA window shown above is from Acidobacterium capsulatum ATCC 51196 and carries:
- a CDS encoding mechanosensitive ion channel family protein; amino-acid sequence: MAPVPVPLDPSIASPLLRDPAARNQEILRHLNAVLRYWRQAESPMQKVGEPSDLIYRNQVVDDAANIAMGAFQSAQAEALLLQPYEQQSASSAEPSRMQRIQALRMEVAQRVTSLKLQESILLRQSAVARGPQVQKIQQALQQVQGEMELNNAIADALVRLTKDSRTKGVTALESQVKQVEATAPDLTNLKIRLAAPTLESLSSARDGGVITKAQVLFSLLNTRSSLDRLLDTTGDLRQQVTELRQPLILTLRATVARGEQMVKTPSPSEAAAAAKPSRAKSGSLNDTANVRKQYDDLTHNFQSIVAASVPLSNELLELDQMQAALQSWRASVDEEYREILTSLLTRVAVIAAALILIFVLGTIWRRITARYVTDLRRRRQWTVLRRLIMGFLTGIILIFGFVTQFSSLATFAGFITAGLAVGLQTILLSLAAYFFIIGRYGVRVGDRITIANVTGDVIEVGLLRFYVLEVASNGSLSEATGRIAIFSNAILFQALTPLYKQLPGTEYTWHQVIVKLASDKDYRTAAQRMIECVQQIYETYRTHVEHQHRAMENWMDMPLDPPHVQSSIQLLDGGLQLWIRYPAALRRAAAEDQKLSEALLQLIASDETVRAAVVNPPVIQASTK
- the rpoC gene encoding DNA-directed RNA polymerase subunit beta', with protein sequence MTSPIADFDAIRIQLASPEKIRSWSHGEVTKPETINYRTFKPERDGLFCARIFGPVTDWECLCGKYKRMKHRGVICDKCGVEVTVSKVRRERLGHIELASPCSHVWFFKGLPSRIGHLLDISLRELESVLYFESYVVVDPGDSPLREREIIKDETKYRELDQQYRPSGFKAMMGAEAIKELLKRVNVDELSVELRERMKAETSLQKRLKYSKRLKVVEAFRRSGNKPQWMILDVIPVIPPELRPLVPLDGGRFATSDLNDLYRRVINRNNRLKKLMDLHAPEVIVRNEKRMLQEAVDALFDNGRRGRVLRGANNRPLKSLSDTLKGKQGRFRQNLLGKRVDYSGRSVIVVGPELKLHQCGLPKKMALELFKPFIYHRLEQTGHCTTIKQAKEMVELQDPIVWDILEEVIKDHPVLLNRAPTLHRLGIQAFEPVLVEGKAIKIHPLVCTAFNADFDGDQMAVHIPLSPEAQVEASVLMLASHNILSPASGHPITVPTQDMVLGLYYLTKEKQGAQGEGRAFSNIEEVLMALEFKEVETLTPIRLRYSGPVLDMTVAYDDQDLTHTEPVIYDREFLKTTVGRAILNDALPKDMPYVNGLLKKKGIGQLVNYCYLNLGLEITVKMLDRIKELGFQFATRSGLSVGLDDMVIPATKYPVVSDAEKQAIAVQQQYLDGAITNGERNNKVISIWSSVTEKVADEMFDNMKKADKAGAMNPIYIMADSGARGSKQQIRQLSGMRGLMAKPSGEIIETPITANFREGLTVLEYFISTHGARKGLADTALKTADSGYLTRRLVDVAQDVIVSEHDCGTQEGIYVGPIIESGEIIEPLRDRIIGRVTLEKLKDFEGNVITDVNQEINEDMASAIQAAGIERVKIRSVLTCESRRGICVLCYGRNLGSGRLVELGEACGVVAAQSIGEPGTQLTMRTFHIGGTASRVSDQSRVEAKNNGMVRFINLTTVRSKQGDLVAMNRSGSIAVLDDRGREKERYQVVYGAKLKVQDGQTVKLGDSMVEWDPYTFAILTEIGGTIQFKDLQEGITLHEEVDEVTGLSRLVVGESADEKRQPAILVKGSKGNKRYIMPSRAHLMIQDGDEVSPGDILAKIPRETTRTKDITGGLPRVVELFEARKPRETALISEIDGVVRFGEISKGQRKIYVTGDNGEEREYSLPRGIHVNVQEGERLRAGEPLMDGPLNPHDILAVLGEKELQAYLVNEIQEVYRLQGVAISDKHIEVIVRQMLRWVKIEEVGDTSFLLEQQVDKFRFREENDRTIAKGGRPAVGRPLLLGITKASLSTESFISAASFQETTRVLTEASINGAIDGLRGLKENVIVGRLIPAGTGMEYYRNIQLSPELEEAAARVQQEVIAQHEAEERELEMMRAEGEAEEMAASE
- the metE gene encoding 5-methyltetrahydropteroyltriglutamate--homocysteine S-methyltransferase, with the protein product MATDEASTSLSLKTANLGFPRMGQQRELKFALEDYWTGKCTEEQLQNVAGQLRQSHWELQKTAGIDFIPSNDFSLYDQVLDMLVLLGATPERFGTDTVTLPRYFAMARNSREQTAMEMTKWFDTNYHYLVPEWSEGLSFKINSAKLLGEVREARALGIETRPVLIGPLTLLLLGKGVDAFDPFTVTDRLIPAYQAVLAELAAENVEWVQMDEPILATDLPEGAAEIFRKAYAAFALSPVKLMLTTYFERLGDNLPLAIAAHTAGLHVDAVRAPEQIEEVIDALHPDQVLSVGCVDGRNIWLTDFSAADAMLRQAARKLGQARVIAAPSCSLLHVPHTLRGETQLPARMRGWLRFAEEKLAELTALATGDPAAAAENAAAIQDRAAAESSTNAAVRAQLHALKASDFTRSSAYPERARVQRDQLRLPLFPTTTIGSFPQTSEVRKHRAAHKHGHETAGQYETFLREATAQCIRQQEAIGLDVLVHGEFERNDMVEYFAEFLEGFAFTQNGWVQSYGSRCVKPPVIFGDVSRPRAMTVEWSRYAQSLTERPVKGMLTGPITILQWSFPRNDIPRQQIAWQIALALRDEVQDLEAAGIRIIQVDEPALREGLPLRRADWAAYLEWAVQAFRLATSGVRDETQIHTHMCYCEFEDVLPSIAALDADVISMEAARSRMELLDAFREHGYPNEIGPGVYDIHSPRVPSVEEMHELLRLAARVLKPGQLWVNPDCGLKTRKWPETIAALTNLCAAAERLREEAGA